The Tautonia marina genomic interval AACTTGCCTCGGAAACCGAGACGGAGCAAGTCGGCCGCGCGATCGCCGGGGTCATCGAGCCAGGAACGGTGATCGGGCTTGTCGGCCCCCTCGGCGCGGGTAAAACTCGGCTCTGTCGAGCGATTGCCGAGGGTCTTGGAGTTGATCCGGGAGCCATCGCCAGCCCGACCTTCCTCTTGATCCACGAGTACGAAGGACGCCTCCCCGTTTTTCACGCCGACAGCTACCGGCTTGACGATCCGGAGGAATTCGACGCGCTGGGAATCGTCGATGAGTTCGAGGGGCCAGGCGTTTGTCTGATCGAATGGGCTGACCGAATCGCCGATCGGCTTCCTTCAACCGCCTGGTGGGTCGAACTCGAACCCTCCGGGGTCGCATCGCGACGGCTGGTGATCCGGTCTCGCCCCTCAATCCTTGAGCAAATCGCCGAGCGACTCGCCCCCGAGAATCCGTCCCGCCAGGATCGTTGACCAGGTTTCGTCCGCGACCTAGGCTTCTGCCGAGAACCCGAGGGCTCGGCCAGACAGGGGGATCGGTCCGCGCCCCGGGGGCCTCGGCCCGATTCCTCCTGGGCAAGGGGGACGCGGGTCGGATGTTCGATTGGTCCGGAACTCCCTCCCATCCCCGCCTTGGGACGTTTCATGTCGAAGCTGCGGCACTTCGCTGATTTTGTGGTCGATCACCAACACCTTGACTCCATGATCGACCGCAGACATCAGACCCGCTATGCCTCGAACGGAAGCGAGTGCTGGATTGGCTGGTGGCAAGACGGAACCTGGCGACTGACGACCGCGGGCCTCCGAGACATTAGCCAGGGTGGGGCCGGCCTCCGCCTCCATCGGACTCCTCCCCTGAGGTCAACCATCTGGTTCTGTCCGAAGGAACCGGGCCAGGAAGCCTGGGTCGAGGGAACCGTCGTCCGAATGTCCCGTCC includes:
- a CDS encoding PilZ domain-containing protein translates to MSKLRHFADFVVDHQHLDSMIDRRHQTRYASNGSECWIGWWQDGTWRLTTAGLRDISQGGAGLRLHRTPPLRSTIWFCPKEPGQEAWVEGTVVRMSRPGMIRIVLGCPSEIGLRFREECTWETLRAALFGLGNTGKKTRVVPPPLPRLGEISS
- the tsaE gene encoding tRNA (adenosine(37)-N6)-threonylcarbamoyltransferase complex ATPase subunit type 1 TsaE, with protein sequence MHIHLGASALMVELASETETEQVGRAIAGVIEPGTVIGLVGPLGAGKTRLCRAIAEGLGVDPGAIASPTFLLIHEYEGRLPVFHADSYRLDDPEEFDALGIVDEFEGPGVCLIEWADRIADRLPSTAWWVELEPSGVASRRLVIRSRPSILEQIAERLAPENPSRQDR